A genomic segment from Acipenser ruthenus chromosome 5, fAciRut3.2 maternal haplotype, whole genome shotgun sequence encodes:
- the LOC117402381 gene encoding glial fibrillary acidic protein-like isoform X1 gives MSRSPERISSYRRHFEDSSSSSASYQVRVCSPSPPRAREARHRSASYTRSSATMRTAAVGRRTTSSTRRPHISSMGAICLGVGMGPAMDLETAAAANQEFLSTRTSERKEMVVLNDRLAVYIEKVRTLEQQNKILESEIEAIHNRYTKPSGLRLLYEEQLRELKKIAEQMKIQRDMAVAAKEAMAGQLEMIKVKYEEAHEARKKAELEIETLRPDVDAATSARIALEKQLENLEVELEFLQRVHKEEIEELMKQIYTAAASVDMAFSIPDLASTLKQIQSEYEDIAAKNLQEMDDWYKTKFDDLNGTSTKRVEKIRDLRQEIADCKRNIQGKEREVESLKNKNAALEMQVKEAQEKHKKEIEDLEEKIRQLQLDLKTTKEKIALHLREYQDLLNIKMALDIEITTYRKLIEGEDSRLSTTTRSMRIMSGSFGLGRMGHGVGQGLGQGKLGAIESISKEQAVEMTERKTVLIRTVKTDEDKVLKDTQQRTITITGAGDDTDED, from the exons GCTCGGCCAGCTACACTCGGAGCTCAGCCACCATGCGCACTGCAGCAGTGGGGAGGAGAACCACCTCGTCTACCCGCAGACCTCATATTTCCAG CATGGGGGCAATCTGTCTGGGTGTTGGAATGGGGCCAGCTATGGATCTAGAAACAGCTGCTGCCGCAAACCAGGAATTCCTTAGCACGAGGACCAGCGAGAGGAAAGAGATGGTCGTTCTGAACGACAGACTGGCCGTCTACATTGAGAAG GTTCGAACAttggaacaacaaaacaaaatcctggaATCTGAGATCGAGGCTATCCATAACCGCTACACGAAACCATCAGGATTGAGGCTACTCTATGAAGAACAACTCCGAGAGCTGAAGAAGATTGCTGAGCAAATGAAAATCCAGAGG GACATGGCTGTGGCCGCTAAGGAAGCAATGGCTGGACAGTTAGAGATGATCAAAGTCAAGTATGAAGAGGCCCACGAAGCCAGAAAGAAAGCTGAACTGGAAATCGAAACTTTACGCCCT GATGTCGATGCTGCCACATCTGCACGAATTGCTCTGGAAAAACAACTCGAAAATCTGGAAGTGGAGCTCGAATTTCTTCAAAGGGTGCACAAAGAG gaaatcgaAGAGCTAATGAAGCAGATATATACCGCAGCTGCTTCAGTTGATATGGCATTCTCCATCCCCGATCTGGCATCCACTCTGAAACAGATTCAATCTGAATATGAAGATATCGCGGCCAAAAACCTACAG GAAATGGACGATTGGTATAAAACGAAGTTTGATGATCTAAACGGCACTTCCACTAAGCGCGTAGAAAAAATCAGAGACTTGAGACAAGAAATTGCAGACTGTAAAAGAAAC attCAGGGCAAAGAGAGAGAAGTGGAAAGCttgaaaaacaaaaacgctgctctGGAAATGCAAGTCAAGGAAGCgcaagaaaaacacaagaaagaGATTGAAGACCTAGAG GAAAAGATACGTCAGCTTCAGCTGGACCTGAAAACTACTAAGGAGAAAATTGCTCTCCACCTACGTGAATATCAGGATCTACTGAATATTAAAATGGCTCTTGATATTGAGATTACCACATACAG GAAACTTATTGAAGGTGAAGATTCGAGGCTGAGCACCACGACAAGAAGCATGCGTATAATGAGTGGAAGCTTTGGACTTGGCAGAATGGGACACGGCGTTGGACAAGGCCTTGGACAGGGGAAACTCGGTGCTATTGAGAGCATTTCCAAAGAACAGGCGGTGGAGATGACTGAGAGAAAAACTGTACTCATCAG AACAGTTAAAACAGATGAGGATAAGGTACTTAAAGACACTCAACAGAGGACAATAACCATTACTGGTGCTGGGGACGACACCGATGAGGACTGA
- the LOC117402381 gene encoding glial fibrillary acidic protein-like isoform X2 — protein MSRSPERISSYRRHFEDSSSSSASYQVRVCSPSPPRAREARHRSASYTRSSATMRTAAVGRRTTSSTRRPHISSMGAICLGVGMGPAMDLETAAAANQEFLSTRTSERKEMVVLNDRLAVYIEKVRTLEQQNKILESEIEAIHNRYTKPSGLRLLYEEQLRELKKIAEQMKIQRDMAVAAKEAMAGQLEMIKVKYEEAHEARKKAELEIETLRPDVDAATSARIALEKQLENLEVELEFLQRVHKEEIEELMKQIYTAAASVDMAFSIPDLASTLKQIQSEYEDIAAKNLQEMDDWYKTKFDDLNGTSTKRVEKIRDLRQEIADCKRNIQGKEREVESLKNKNAALEMQVKEAQEKHKKEIEDLEEKIRQLQLDLKTTKEKIALHLREYQDLLNIKMALDIEITTYRKLIEGEDSRLSTTTRSMRIMSGSFGLGRMGHGVGQGLGQGKLGAIESISKEQAVEMTERKTVLIS, from the exons GCTCGGCCAGCTACACTCGGAGCTCAGCCACCATGCGCACTGCAGCAGTGGGGAGGAGAACCACCTCGTCTACCCGCAGACCTCATATTTCCAG CATGGGGGCAATCTGTCTGGGTGTTGGAATGGGGCCAGCTATGGATCTAGAAACAGCTGCTGCCGCAAACCAGGAATTCCTTAGCACGAGGACCAGCGAGAGGAAAGAGATGGTCGTTCTGAACGACAGACTGGCCGTCTACATTGAGAAG GTTCGAACAttggaacaacaaaacaaaatcctggaATCTGAGATCGAGGCTATCCATAACCGCTACACGAAACCATCAGGATTGAGGCTACTCTATGAAGAACAACTCCGAGAGCTGAAGAAGATTGCTGAGCAAATGAAAATCCAGAGG GACATGGCTGTGGCCGCTAAGGAAGCAATGGCTGGACAGTTAGAGATGATCAAAGTCAAGTATGAAGAGGCCCACGAAGCCAGAAAGAAAGCTGAACTGGAAATCGAAACTTTACGCCCT GATGTCGATGCTGCCACATCTGCACGAATTGCTCTGGAAAAACAACTCGAAAATCTGGAAGTGGAGCTCGAATTTCTTCAAAGGGTGCACAAAGAG gaaatcgaAGAGCTAATGAAGCAGATATATACCGCAGCTGCTTCAGTTGATATGGCATTCTCCATCCCCGATCTGGCATCCACTCTGAAACAGATTCAATCTGAATATGAAGATATCGCGGCCAAAAACCTACAG GAAATGGACGATTGGTATAAAACGAAGTTTGATGATCTAAACGGCACTTCCACTAAGCGCGTAGAAAAAATCAGAGACTTGAGACAAGAAATTGCAGACTGTAAAAGAAAC attCAGGGCAAAGAGAGAGAAGTGGAAAGCttgaaaaacaaaaacgctgctctGGAAATGCAAGTCAAGGAAGCgcaagaaaaacacaagaaagaGATTGAAGACCTAGAG GAAAAGATACGTCAGCTTCAGCTGGACCTGAAAACTACTAAGGAGAAAATTGCTCTCCACCTACGTGAATATCAGGATCTACTGAATATTAAAATGGCTCTTGATATTGAGATTACCACATACAG GAAACTTATTGAAGGTGAAGATTCGAGGCTGAGCACCACGACAAGAAGCATGCGTATAATGAGTGGAAGCTTTGGACTTGGCAGAATGGGACACGGCGTTGGACAAGGCCTTGGACAGGGGAAACTCGGTGCTATTGAGAGCATTTCCAAAGAACAGGCGGTGGAGATGACTGAGAGAAAAACTGTACTCATCAG TTAA